A part of Paenibacillus sp. IHBB 10380 genomic DNA contains:
- the glgP gene encoding alpha-glucan family phosphorylase, with amino-acid sequence MSEKKLPTVAYFSMEYGLHSDFKMYAGGLGILAGDYIKGAKDINMPIVAIGLKWKQGYTDQRIDAEGKPYDTYHNYVYDFLEDTGVKVTVKVRNSDVVCKVWKTEHFGNTPLYLLDTDIPENNDAWITGQLYGWFGEERIAQEIVIGIGGVKAMRAMEIPIDVYHFNEGHAALAATELIREKMCAGHSFEEAWRATKEEVVFTTHTPIKEGNETHPLERLEYMTAFNGLTRDQMERIGGNPFNMTVAGLRLSRISNGVAQLHADTSNKMWKEVAGRSPIIGITNAIHTPTWVDERITRTFENDGDLWMTHMEMKQELIDFIKERSGIQLNVDNLLIGFSRRAAPYKRSDLIFSTPEIIEPYLESGKVQIVFSGKAHPLDDVGKKIVSNLVAMMKKYPKSVVFLENYDMTIGAMLTRGSDIWLNNPRRPLEASGTSGMKAAMNGVLNCSILDGWWPEACLDGENGWQIGDGYETTDFEELDRHDTAALYNTLLTKVLPTYYENRPKWVSMMKKSIETTREEFATKRMLEQYFNEMYIKAK; translated from the coding sequence TTGAGTGAGAAAAAATTGCCAACCGTAGCTTACTTTAGCATGGAGTATGGACTTCATTCGGATTTCAAAATGTATGCAGGTGGTCTAGGCATTCTTGCCGGAGATTATATCAAGGGAGCAAAAGACATCAACATGCCTATTGTAGCAATCGGGCTGAAATGGAAACAAGGCTATACAGATCAAAGAATTGATGCAGAGGGAAAACCTTACGACACTTACCATAACTACGTTTACGATTTTCTTGAGGATACTGGTGTTAAAGTAACGGTTAAAGTTAGAAATAGCGATGTGGTGTGCAAAGTATGGAAAACAGAGCATTTTGGCAATACCCCACTCTATTTGCTTGATACAGATATACCTGAGAACAACGATGCTTGGATTACCGGTCAGCTATACGGTTGGTTTGGTGAAGAACGAATTGCGCAAGAAATCGTAATCGGCATTGGTGGCGTCAAGGCGATGCGTGCGATGGAAATCCCGATAGACGTCTACCATTTCAATGAAGGGCATGCCGCTCTTGCGGCTACCGAACTAATCCGCGAAAAGATGTGTGCTGGTCATTCTTTCGAAGAGGCTTGGAGAGCGACCAAAGAAGAAGTCGTATTCACCACACATACACCAATCAAAGAAGGTAACGAAACTCATCCACTCGAACGTCTTGAGTATATGACGGCTTTCAATGGCTTGACCCGTGACCAGATGGAGCGTATAGGTGGCAATCCATTCAATATGACCGTAGCTGGGTTACGTCTTTCACGTATCTCTAATGGCGTAGCTCAACTGCATGCCGATACCTCCAACAAAATGTGGAAGGAGGTTGCTGGTAGGTCTCCTATTATCGGCATCACGAATGCCATCCATACACCTACTTGGGTCGATGAGCGTATCACTCGTACCTTCGAGAATGACGGTGATCTGTGGATGACACATATGGAAATGAAGCAAGAGTTGATTGATTTCATTAAAGAACGCTCTGGTATCCAGTTAAACGTAGATAATCTACTCATCGGCTTCTCCCGTAGAGCGGCGCCCTATAAACGAAGTGATCTCATTTTCTCAACTCCTGAAATTATTGAACCCTATCTGGAATCTGGGAAAGTTCAGATCGTCTTCTCAGGTAAAGCCCATCCTTTAGACGATGTTGGTAAGAAAATAGTTAGCAACCTGGTAGCTATGATGAAGAAATATCCGAAGAGCGTCGTGTTCTTAGAAAATTACGATATGACCATTGGAGCCATGCTTACCCGAGGCTCAGATATCTGGCTTAACAATCCACGTAGACCGCTTGAAGCCAGCGGAACCTCAGGGATGAAAGCAGCGATGAACGGCGTACTCAACTGCTCTATTCTGGACGGATGGTGGCCAGAGGCCTGTCTCGATGGTGAGAATGGTTGGCAGATCGGGGATGGCTACGAGACAACCGATTTCGAGGAATTAGACCGCCATGATACGGCAGCTTTGTACAATACGTTACTTACCAAAGTGCTACCAACGTACTATGAAAACCGTCCAAAGTGGGTCTCCATGATGAAGAAGAGTATTGAGACGACCCGCGAGGAGTTCGCAACCAAGCGTATGCTTGAACAATATTTTAACGAGATGTATATTAAAGCTAAATAG
- a CDS encoding PadR family transcriptional regulator: MNVQFKKGVLELCVLSLTAKKDMYGYELVEEISKNFEISEGTIYPLLRRLTKEGLFSTYLMESTEGPPRKYYKLTPKGLDLKNELVMEWKEFAKGVEKMTEEE, from the coding sequence ATGAACGTACAGTTTAAAAAAGGTGTATTGGAATTGTGTGTATTAAGCTTGACTGCCAAGAAAGATATGTACGGATACGAATTGGTTGAAGAAATTTCAAAAAACTTTGAGATTTCAGAGGGCACGATCTATCCGTTATTAAGAAGGCTTACTAAAGAAGGGTTATTTTCCACCTATCTTATGGAATCAACAGAGGGCCCCCCAAGGAAGTACTACAAATTAACGCCAAAAGGATTGGATCTAAAAAATGAACTCGTTATGGAATGGAAGGAATTTGCTAAAGGCGTAGAAAAAATGACTGAGGAGGAGTAA
- a CDS encoding HAAS signaling domain-containing protein — translation MNKEVYLAEIRKYLTILPKQEQDEILTDYEEHFEQARLRGRTESDTIQSFGEPHVIAKEILVQYEITKAQVNPSLNSVTRAVFAALGLGVLNLLFVLAPFILGLAVLVALFACSIFLLASPILLLIQDGFTFTYVKELFSIIGLVGIGLLILLGALKITTLYYKWMINYLKFNLRMVRRNES, via the coding sequence GTGAACAAAGAGGTCTATTTAGCCGAAATTCGCAAATATTTAACAATACTCCCCAAACAGGAACAGGATGAAATATTAACAGATTATGAGGAGCATTTTGAACAAGCACGATTAAGAGGTCGTACGGAGAGTGACACTATTCAAAGTTTCGGGGAACCTCATGTGATTGCGAAGGAAATATTAGTTCAATATGAAATTACTAAGGCGCAAGTGAATCCATCATTGAATAGCGTGACGAGAGCCGTGTTTGCCGCATTGGGATTAGGAGTTCTGAACTTATTGTTTGTTTTAGCTCCATTTATTTTGGGTTTAGCAGTTCTTGTTGCATTGTTTGCGTGCTCTATCTTTCTGTTAGCCTCTCCCATTCTCTTGTTAATCCAAGACGGCTTCACATTCACGTATGTCAAAGAATTGTTTTCTATTATCGGTCTTGTCGGTATTGGTCTACTCATACTTCTAGGGGCGCTGAAAATCACGACTCTTTATTATAAATGGATGATTAACTATTTGAAGTTCAATCTGAGAATGGTAAGGAGGAATGAGAGTTGA
- a CDS encoding DUF4097 family beta strand repeat-containing protein gives MKWNTKKIIQIAFGLVVVAIIGNVLLYMFNLSPFNLAVIDQSRSVSAANVTDIHVNSNTANVNIVPYDGTEIQVHMKGKSEERWADDFQLSVEENGNQVTIEANELEKTRIFVLYSGDYELLVQLPQKNFERLQVQTEAADIDVEGVQIKRSFLEAGVGNITSKQLQGIINGVTGAGDIYVQLQSVENDIEAKTSVGNITVTTEIAPEAIQTELRNGLGERTIDFPGLPNAEDGSVGTGGPNVKLSAEVGDLALLMADH, from the coding sequence TTGAAGTGGAATACGAAAAAGATCATCCAAATCGCTTTCGGTTTGGTTGTAGTAGCCATCATTGGAAACGTCCTGTTGTACATGTTCAATCTATCTCCGTTTAATTTAGCAGTGATTGATCAATCGCGTTCAGTATCTGCTGCTAACGTAACTGATATTCACGTCAATTCTAATACGGCTAATGTTAATATCGTACCGTATGACGGTACAGAAATTCAAGTTCATATGAAAGGCAAGTCAGAAGAGAGATGGGCAGATGACTTCCAATTATCGGTTGAGGAGAATGGAAATCAGGTCACCATAGAAGCAAACGAATTGGAAAAGACACGAATATTTGTACTCTATTCTGGTGATTATGAACTTCTGGTTCAATTGCCGCAGAAAAACTTTGAACGACTTCAGGTACAGACGGAAGCAGCGGATATAGACGTTGAGGGAGTGCAGATTAAGCGATCGTTCTTAGAAGCAGGTGTTGGCAATATAACAAGCAAGCAATTGCAAGGGATCATTAACGGTGTAACGGGAGCTGGGGATATTTACGTACAACTGCAATCCGTCGAGAATGATATAGAAGCAAAAACATCAGTTGGAAATATAACGGTAACAACGGAGATTGCGCCTGAAGCTATCCAAACGGAGTTAAGGAATGGTTTGGGCGAACGAACAATAGATTTTCCAGGCTTACCCAACGCTGAAGACGGTTCAGTAGGGACTGGAGGACCGAATGTTAAACTATCGGCGGAAGTGGGCGACTTGGCACTATTGATGGCAGATCATTAA
- a CDS encoding response regulator transcription factor, with amino-acid sequence MKILLVEDDKTIASGLEYSLQQDQFSTVLCYDVASAKEVLAEQLDQFTLCLFDISLPDGSGYELCKVVKERSDIPVIFLTAIDDEVNVVMGLDMGADDYITKPFRIRELLSRIKSVLRRYHKQTQTKSIIEIENVRINTLEGKVYKNGDEIALTALEYRLLLIFANHIGQVLSRNQLLERIWDVAGDFVNDNTLTVYIKRLREKLEDNPQNPTIIKTVRGLGYKVGD; translated from the coding sequence ATGAAAATTTTGCTTGTGGAAGATGATAAAACGATCGCATCAGGACTTGAATATTCGCTACAACAAGATCAATTTTCCACGGTTCTTTGCTATGATGTTGCATCTGCTAAAGAAGTGCTAGCTGAACAGTTAGATCAATTCACGTTATGTTTATTTGATATATCGCTGCCAGATGGTAGTGGCTATGAATTGTGTAAAGTAGTGAAAGAGCGGAGCGATATTCCCGTCATCTTTTTAACAGCGATTGATGATGAGGTTAATGTTGTGATGGGGCTTGATATGGGAGCAGACGATTATATAACAAAACCCTTTCGTATTCGTGAGCTTCTCTCTCGGATCAAATCGGTGTTACGGAGATATCATAAACAGACTCAGACCAAATCAATTATTGAGATAGAAAATGTCCGGATTAACACGCTTGAAGGTAAAGTTTATAAGAATGGCGATGAGATTGCATTGACTGCCTTAGAGTATCGCTTATTACTTATCTTCGCTAACCATATTGGACAGGTTCTCTCAAGAAATCAACTTTTAGAGAGGATATGGGATGTGGCAGGAGACTTCGTGAATGATAATACATTAACCGTCTACATAAAAAGGTTACGGGAAAAGTTAGAGGATAATCCGCAGAATCCCACGATTATCAAAACAGTACGCGGTTTGGGTTATAAGGTGGGTGATTAG
- a CDS encoding sensor histidine kinase — MLRNREILMLLLTMCSISIVAVIVLVMVSLAAAVLTLITSALLIGCSLVFTRWRYRELEKLSGYLRQISGGDYSLDVRDNQEGELSILKNDIYKVTLMLSEQKSLLQHDKVQLTNAISDISHQLKTPLTSMTVMADLLSEPELPIEKRTEFTRNIRIQLERIGWLVSSLLKFSKIDAGTVQFKQDRISVKKLLQKALEPVLIPMDIKEQTVSIKGEDTVSFLGDLNWTAEAVINILKNSVEHTHEGGEIFISFSENTLFTEVIIADNGKGIPKEELPYVFKRFYKGKNASEDSIGIGLALAHSIITSQNGDIEVKSERGTGTQFRIKFYK, encoded by the coding sequence ATGCTACGTAATAGAGAAATCCTCATGTTATTGCTAACGATGTGCTCGATCAGTATAGTGGCGGTAATTGTATTGGTTATGGTCTCGCTTGCTGCGGCAGTGCTCACTTTAATCACTTCAGCTCTGCTCATTGGATGCAGTTTGGTATTTACGAGATGGAGATATCGCGAACTCGAAAAACTTTCTGGATATTTGCGCCAAATTAGTGGTGGTGATTATTCGCTTGATGTTCGTGATAATCAAGAGGGTGAACTTAGTATTCTGAAGAACGATATTTATAAAGTGACGCTAATGCTATCCGAGCAGAAGTCACTATTGCAACATGATAAAGTCCAGCTAACCAATGCTATCTCCGACATATCTCATCAGCTCAAAACCCCACTTACCTCCATGACGGTAATGGCAGATTTGTTAAGTGAACCCGAGCTACCTATAGAGAAAAGAACGGAATTTACACGCAATATTCGTATTCAGCTCGAACGGATCGGGTGGCTTGTTTCTTCGTTATTAAAGTTCTCGAAAATTGACGCCGGAACGGTACAATTTAAACAAGATCGCATTTCGGTGAAAAAGCTTCTTCAAAAAGCGTTAGAGCCCGTGCTGATTCCGATGGACATTAAGGAACAAACAGTTTCGATTAAGGGTGAAGATACCGTCTCTTTTCTGGGTGATCTGAATTGGACAGCCGAAGCCGTAATCAACATTCTGAAGAATAGTGTCGAGCACACACATGAAGGTGGTGAGATCTTTATTTCTTTTTCAGAAAATACACTGTTTACGGAAGTTATCATTGCAGATAACGGTAAGGGAATCCCGAAGGAAGAGTTACCCTATGTTTTCAAACGATTTTATAAAGGTAAGAATGCAAGCGAAGATAGCATCGGTATTGGGCTTGCTCTGGCTCACAGCATTATTACAAGTCAGAACGGTGATATTGAGGTTAAGAGTGAAAGAGGAACGGGTACACAGTTTCGTATTAAGTTTTACAAATAG
- a CDS encoding ABC transporter ATP-binding protein, producing MDILTIEHLSKTYGKGETAVKALDDVSFSVKKGEFVAIIGPSGSGKSTILHILGGVDRPTSGKVLVDNTDIYELNETQLAIFRRRQIGLIYQFYNLIPVLTVEENIKLPLLLDEHKVDKKQFDDIVKTLNLGNRLNHLPNQLSGGQQQRVSIGRALISNPAIMLADEPTGNLDSKNGNEIIDLLKMFNKTFHQTLIIITHDERIALQADRVITIEDGRIAKDEVIRP from the coding sequence ATGGATATATTAACAATAGAACATCTGTCTAAAACATATGGGAAGGGCGAAACGGCGGTAAAGGCACTTGATGATGTTTCTTTCTCGGTAAAAAAAGGGGAATTCGTCGCGATTATCGGTCCATCAGGTTCAGGGAAATCGACGATTTTGCACATACTTGGTGGAGTGGATAGACCAACAAGTGGAAAAGTACTCGTTGACAACACGGACATTTATGAGCTTAATGAAACACAGCTAGCGATCTTTAGACGTAGACAAATCGGCTTAATTTATCAGTTTTATAACCTTATTCCCGTTCTAACCGTTGAGGAGAATATTAAACTACCTTTACTGCTTGATGAACATAAGGTAGATAAGAAGCAGTTTGATGATATCGTAAAGACTTTAAATTTGGGCAATCGCTTAAATCATCTACCCAATCAGCTATCTGGCGGACAACAGCAACGTGTCTCAATTGGTAGAGCGTTAATTAGTAATCCTGCGATTATGCTAGCAGACGAGCCAACCGGCAATCTAGACAGTAAGAATGGTAATGAAATCATAGACCTATTAAAAATGTTTAATAAAACCTTTCATCAGACGCTAATCATCATTACCCATGATGAACGGATTGCGCTACAAGCGGATAGAGTCATTACCATTGAAGATGGAAGGATTGCCAAGGATGAGGTGATTCGTCCGTGA
- a CDS encoding FtsX-like permease family protein — MNIVNKLTVRHLKQNKRRTLVTIIGVIISVAMVTAVSTLGVSFMNLMQKQEIASDGEWHVFYKDVNKAQLEAVKADEATKALVVSRDRGYAPLEGGHNENKPYLFIKEYNTQGFTQFPIELSSGRLPHAHNEVVISEEIASNAKIEYKIGDTLTLDVGERFMTEEEHGGQALTQNDALQSVKDTITETIKNITAESYTVVGFIKRPTWEPTWAPGYTILSYVDESMLGADDTVNATVVLNKVKRSLYTHAKDLAKTNNIEDIGFNKNLLRYYGVTNNDGLRSTIVSLSAVIMAVIVIGSVSLIYNAFAISVSERSRHLGMLSSVGATKRQKRNSVFFEGAVIGLISIPIGIICGLVGIGITFWFINSMIQGALGVTETLTVSVTPLSLWITSAVSILTIFISTYLPAKRASKISAIDAIRQTTDVKLTGKAVKTSKFIRKLFGIEAEIGLKNLKRNKRRYQATVFSLIISIVLFLAVSFFTSNLEKSLELSQDVSQEGVNYDIQVYMGNDMTDKEEDRLIQSIATLDGVTEYSDIQRMYVTSWIEEASIAEELKKNVKNDHSILKNGKYPYYIQLNALNEQKLKAYAEAVGTDYDQLIDPKRLAAIVIDTISYEDKEAGKYVETKAIQTKIGQVIDLIYKDWETEEETNLNKVEIATLTDQFPMGIHSVEVGGLNIIVSEQVMDKLTNDKMINDIETYLYLKSKNPLATQQDIEEMKESNIYVHNVYQNRQQDEQMVMLMSVFAYGFIVLITLISIANIFNTISTSISLRKREFAMLKSVGMTPKGFNKMINYESIFYGIKSLLYGLPISIVVMYLIYRALMNSFDYGFTLPWTSIVYVVVAVFIMVSSAMLYASSKVKKENIIDALKQESI; from the coding sequence GTGAACATTGTTAATAAATTAACAGTACGACATTTGAAGCAAAATAAAAGACGTACACTTGTTACAATCATAGGCGTCATTATTTCAGTGGCTATGGTAACGGCTGTTTCAACGCTTGGTGTATCTTTTATGAATTTAATGCAAAAGCAAGAAATCGCAAGTGATGGAGAATGGCATGTCTTTTACAAAGATGTGAACAAAGCTCAGCTTGAAGCGGTTAAAGCCGATGAAGCAACAAAAGCACTTGTGGTTTCAAGAGACCGTGGCTATGCCCCTTTAGAAGGGGGACACAATGAAAACAAGCCATATTTGTTTATCAAGGAATATAATACACAAGGTTTTACACAGTTTCCGATTGAACTAAGTTCGGGGCGACTTCCCCATGCACATAATGAAGTTGTTATTTCGGAGGAAATTGCTTCGAATGCCAAAATTGAATACAAGATTGGTGATACGTTGACACTTGATGTTGGCGAACGATTCATGACTGAAGAAGAGCATGGTGGTCAAGCGCTAACGCAGAATGACGCATTACAATCGGTCAAGGATACGATTACTGAAACGATAAAAAATATAACAGCTGAAAGTTACACTGTTGTAGGCTTCATTAAGCGTCCTACATGGGAACCGACATGGGCGCCGGGGTATACAATCCTAAGTTATGTGGATGAGAGCATGTTGGGTGCGGACGATACAGTGAATGCGACGGTTGTATTAAATAAGGTCAAAAGATCCTTATATACTCATGCAAAGGATTTGGCAAAGACAAACAACATTGAGGACATTGGTTTCAATAAAAATTTATTACGTTATTATGGTGTGACGAATAACGACGGCTTACGCAGCACGATCGTTTCATTGTCAGCGGTCATTATGGCAGTCATTGTTATTGGTTCCGTTTCGTTAATATATAATGCTTTCGCTATTTCCGTCTCGGAACGTTCTCGTCATTTAGGGATGCTCTCGAGTGTGGGGGCTACGAAAAGGCAGAAGAGAAATTCGGTGTTTTTTGAAGGTGCAGTGATTGGCTTGATCAGTATTCCCATTGGAATCATTTGTGGTCTTGTCGGGATCGGTATTACCTTTTGGTTCATTAACTCCATGATCCAAGGAGCATTAGGGGTAACAGAAACATTAACGGTGTCCGTCACACCATTGTCCCTATGGATTACTAGTGCGGTTTCGATCCTAACGATCTTTATTTCAACGTATCTACCAGCAAAAAGAGCATCTAAGATCTCTGCTATTGATGCGATTCGACAAACAACGGATGTTAAGCTTACAGGTAAAGCAGTAAAAACGTCCAAATTTATTCGCAAGCTTTTCGGAATCGAAGCAGAAATAGGTTTGAAAAACTTAAAGAGAAACAAGCGCAGGTACCAAGCAACGGTGTTCTCACTTATCATTAGCATTGTTCTGTTTTTAGCGGTATCATTTTTCACATCCAATTTGGAAAAATCCCTCGAGCTCTCACAAGATGTCTCACAAGAGGGTGTGAATTATGATATTCAGGTCTATATGGGCAATGATATGACTGATAAGGAAGAAGATCGGTTGATACAATCGATAGCAACCCTTGATGGTGTAACAGAATATAGCGATATACAACGTATGTATGTAACCTCTTGGATTGAAGAGGCATCGATTGCAGAAGAATTGAAAAAGAATGTGAAAAATGATCATAGTATCCTTAAGAACGGAAAATACCCTTACTATATTCAGTTAAATGCATTAAATGAACAGAAACTAAAAGCTTATGCAGAAGCAGTCGGTACAGATTATGATCAACTAATTGACCCGAAACGTTTAGCTGCCATTGTGATTGATACGATTTCCTATGAAGATAAGGAAGCAGGGAAATATGTAGAAACGAAGGCTATTCAAACGAAAATTGGACAAGTCATTGATTTAATCTATAAAGATTGGGAAACCGAAGAAGAGACGAATTTAAACAAAGTAGAAATCGCCACATTGACAGATCAATTCCCAATGGGTATTCATTCAGTAGAGGTAGGCGGGTTAAATATCATTGTCTCCGAACAAGTCATGGACAAACTAACGAATGATAAGATGATTAACGACATTGAGACCTATCTTTACCTGAAGAGTAAGAATCCATTAGCAACGCAACAGGACATTGAGGAAATGAAAGAAAGTAATATATATGTTCACAATGTGTATCAAAATAGACAACAGGATGAACAGATGGTCATGTTAATGTCGGTATTTGCTTATGGTTTCATCGTATTAATTACGTTGATATCGATTGCGAATATTTTCAATACGATCTCGACGAGCATATCACTTCGAAAACGAGAATTTGCGATGTTGAAATCTGTTGGGATGACGCCAAAAGGCTTTAACAAGATGATAAATTATGAAAGTATATTTTATGGAATAAAATCGTTACTCTATGGGCTTCCGATCAGTATAGTAGTCATGTATTTGATCTACAGGGCATTGATGAACAGTTTTGACTATGGATTCACTCTGCCTTGGACAAGTATTGTATATGTCGTTGTTGCTGTATTTATCATGGTTAGTTCAGCAATGCTATACGCCAGCTCAAAAGTGAAAAAAGAAAATATTATTGATGCATTAAAACAGGAAAGTATATAA